The Flavobacterium sp. 1 genome contains the following window.
ATAACGAACACCAACATTTTTTTCTCTTGGATACGGAATCACAGAACGGGAAAAATACAATGCAAATCCGTTTTGATCAACGACAACTTTAACATTATTTGGATTATTGATTTCATCTTCATTTTTTATCTCTCTCATCAAGGAAGCCAGATCAACTTGTTTTGAAGCATCATTTTTAAAAATTTCAATGACTTTTGCCAAAGGCTCAGCATCAATAAACGGTTCATCTCCTTGTACATTGATAACAATATCAACATCTAGATTTTCAACCGCTTCGGCAATGCGGTCACTCCCCGATTCGTGTTCTTTGATGCTTCGAATAGCTTTTCCGCCGTTTGAAACAATTTCATCATAAATTAATTCTGAATCGGTAACCACAAAAACATCATCAAATAATTGAGTATTTATGGCTGCTTCATAGGTTCTTAAAATAACCGTTTTACCTCCTAAATTCTGCATCAGTTTTGCAGGAAATCTTGTGGATGCGTAACGGGCTGGAATGACTGCTATTATTTTCATTATTATATTTTTTATTTACAGAAATCTGTATTTTAATTCAATAAATCAATTCCTTTATTAAAAATAAATTTCACACTTTCTTTTATTATTAACTTACTACTTTCAGATAAAAATTCTTTTATAAAAACAGGACCTTGCTTTGAAATTTTTGCCCAAACAAATGATAATTTTTTAATTACCCATTTTTTTGGTCTTTTCGTTAAGTTTTCTCTTAACTCAATTACCTCATTTAGGATTTCTTCTAATTCAACTTTATTAGTAGCAGTTAAATGTCTTTCTATATTAATTTCTATGTTTTCTAAATGCTCATCAAGTAATAAAATTTGCTTAATATTAAATGGTTTTATTCCAGCATCTTCATCTATAATTTCAAATTCGGAATAATATTCTGAGGCGAATGCTTCAATTATTGGATCGTCAAAAATTGAATTTACCTTTTCATAACCTTCAAGTATATCTAACCATTTTTTAAACTCGTTTCCAATTTGATCAGCAAGTACAGATCCTCTATTTACACTTTTTGTAAAATCATTTGCAGGTTTACGATTTACTAGCAAGGTAAACTTAGGGTAGGTGGTAAAACTTTCTATTAAAAAATAAAAATCTGAATTTTTATCTTTATCGATTATTTTAATTATATACTCATCTTGAAGAATTATTTCAAACAAAGAAGAATTTTCTTTTAGTAAAGGCTCTAATGCTTTTAAAATTTGTAATGGAATTTTTTTCTTCATAATTTTCTAAAATATTTTTTCTGCTTTTGTATTACTTTAACAAATATAAACTTTTCACACAAAACCAATCTACCTAATCTTCACCGAAGTCATACTCAAAGAACCTGCAACTAATTTGTCATTAAACAAACTTAATTCCTCTGATTTTCCTTTTAATCCCAAAGTATAAATCAAGGGCAAATAATGATCTGGCGTTGGAATCGCTAGTTGGAAAGCTTTGCTCTGTTTTTCAAAATCTATAAGCGGT
Protein-coding sequences here:
- the kdsB gene encoding 3-deoxy-manno-octulosonate cytidylyltransferase, with amino-acid sequence MKIIAVIPARYASTRFPAKLMQNLGGKTVILRTYEAAINTQLFDDVFVVTDSELIYDEIVSNGGKAIRSIKEHESGSDRIAEAVENLDVDIVINVQGDEPFIDAEPLAKVIEIFKNDASKQVDLASLMREIKNEDEINNPNNVKVVVDQNGFALYFSRSVIPYPREKNVGVRYMQHIGIYAFRKQALLDFYSLPMKSLEASEKLEQLRYLEFGKRIKMVETTHVGIGIDTPEDLEKARKMLL